A section of the Papio anubis isolate 15944 chromosome 2, Panubis1.0, whole genome shotgun sequence genome encodes:
- the LOC110742462 gene encoding atherin-like: MGSGRGETPSTSISIFPFTGGQDKSGVETWQRRPAAPQLPVARMARRGGAASRAPSLLPPFTRAPRSSARLLGSGPGGVWAGEREERVAACPWSAGLQAPPAVPLSRAHPGGGGGASRPRSQPQGRLGTCSPARPTLRAAFRRLLGPLGVSPPYQPSEQSCWKNKPGRQDLPGETGKNRDCQVQVKSTVPAR, from the coding sequence ATGGGCTCCGGGCGCGGAGAAACTCCCTCAACATCCATCTCCATCTTCCCATTCACTGGAGGGCAAGACAAAAGCGGAGTGGAGACTTGGCAGCGGCGACCGGCAGCTCCTCAGCTGCCCGTGGCACGCATGGCTCGCCGAGGAGGGGCCGCCTCCCGCGCgccctccctcctgccacccttcACCCGCGCTCCCCGCAGCTCCGCTCGCCTGCTCGGCTCCGGCCCTGGCGGCGTCTGGGCCGGGGAGCGCGAGGAGCGGGTGGCCGCGTGTCCTTGGAGCGCTGGCCTTCAGGCGCCCCCGGCAGTCCCGCTAAGCAGAGCGCAtcccggcggcggcggcggcgcctcCCGGCCGCGCTCCCAGCCTCAGGGCCGCCTGGGGACTTGCTCTCCAGCCCGGCCCACGCTCCGAGCCGCTTTCCGGCGTCTCTTGGGGCCCCTCGGCGTTTCCCCTCCCTACCAACCTTCTGAACAAAGTTGCTGGAAGAACAAACCTGGTCGCCAGGATTTGCCCGGCGAAACTGGCAAGAATAGGGACTGTCAGGTGCAAGTGAAATCTACCGTCCCCGCCCGCTGA